Proteins encoded together in one Hevea brasiliensis isolate MT/VB/25A 57/8 chromosome 16, ASM3005281v1, whole genome shotgun sequence window:
- the LOC110651333 gene encoding uncharacterized protein LOC110651333 yields MAVSTMNDWFNQKILDPFYQILSRGMEPKQLAFSAALGITLGIFPICGVTVLLCGIAIALLGSLCHAPTVMLANFVATPIELSLVVPFLRFGEVISGGPHFPLTSEALKKVLTGQASHEVLLSIAHALLGWLVASPLFLAALYIIFFPFFKILVRKFGSVSLTPSKSPNLFTEIRLKVRDV; encoded by the exons ATGGCGGTGTCGACGATGAATGATTGGTTTAACCAGAAGATCCTCGATCCTTTCTATCAAATTCTCAGCAG GGGTATGGAGCCAAAGCAACTGGCATTCTCTGCAGCTCTTGGGATTACTCTGGGAATATTTCCAATATGTG GAGTCACTGTTCTGCTGTGTGGGATAGCTATTGCATTGCTTGGGTCTCTGTGCCATGCTCCAACTGTTATGTTAGCTAATTTTGTGGCAACACCCATAGAGTTGAG TCTTGTTGTACCCTTCTTGCGCTTTGGTGAAGTTATCTCTGGTGGACCTCATTTTCCTTTGACATCCGAAGCTTTGAAGAAGGTGTTGACAGGCCAAGCTTCTCATGAGGTCTTGTTAAGCATTGCCCATGCG TTACTGGGATGGCTTGTTGCATCACCCTTGTTTTTGGCTGCACTCTACATAATATTCTTTCCATTTTTCAAGATCTTGGTCCGCAAGTTCGGCTCTGTTTCATTAACCCCAAGTAAATCACCCAACCTTTTTACAGAAATCAGGCTTAAGGTAAGGGATGTTTGA